The nucleotide sequence CGGAATGTCCAGCTATGGCACAATTGGCGTTCAAGGTATTATCACATCAGGTATTGGGTTCAGTTTTCTCAGTACACAATATACTCGGTCCCGGTCTGCTGGAAAGTGCCTACGAGGGTGCGTTGGTTATCGAGTTTCAGCGGAAAGGTATTCCCCATTCAAGGCAAAAAATTTACCCGCTCTATTACAAAGGCGAGTTAGCCGGGGCTTACATCGCGGATCTTGTTGTAGACAACAAGATCATCTTGGAACTCAAGTCGGTCCGGCAGCTT is from Marispirochaeta sp. and encodes:
- a CDS encoding GxxExxY protein; this encodes MAQLAFKVLSHQVLGSVFSVHNILGPGLLESAYEGALVIEFQRKGIPHSRQKIYPLYYKGELAGAYIADLVVDNKIILELKSVRQLTSVMEAQLINYLRLSKVPVGYLINFRKTKVEWRRFIVSGE